One Deinococcus sedimenti DNA window includes the following coding sequences:
- a CDS encoding ADP-ribosylglycohydrolase family protein, with the protein MQRALRSLDGLTLGDQFGELFFTDVAQFEELVGHRKIPDQPWNYTDDTEMALSVVLNLSQNGQIEQDSLMQSFALRHDMTRGYGPSMRRVLSDIHEGAEWRATIAGAFEGQGSWGNGSAMRAGPIGAFFADDLPTCVEQTQLSSLTTHTHPEAIAGAVAVALAAALACRDHWSSPTEFILGVASNVPESAVRSRLLRASRLSTGTSPVHAGQMLGNGSEISAQDTVPFAIWCAANHLRDYEEAVWNAVSAGGDRDTICAIVGSIVALSSRNPLPSDWMARREIYPEWFTGML; encoded by the coding sequence ATGCAACGCGCCCTGCGATCTCTGGACGGATTGACTCTCGGGGATCAGTTCGGAGAGCTGTTCTTCACTGACGTGGCGCAGTTCGAGGAACTGGTCGGACACCGTAAGATTCCCGATCAACCGTGGAACTACACCGACGATACCGAGATGGCCCTGTCAGTCGTGCTGAATCTCAGTCAAAATGGTCAGATCGAACAAGACAGCCTGATGCAAAGTTTTGCGCTGCGACATGACATGACCCGTGGTTACGGCCCCAGCATGCGGCGCGTGTTGTCGGATATACACGAAGGCGCTGAATGGCGTGCCACCATCGCCGGAGCATTTGAGGGGCAGGGCTCGTGGGGGAATGGTTCCGCCATGCGGGCCGGTCCTATTGGTGCCTTCTTCGCAGATGATCTTCCTACCTGCGTCGAGCAGACGCAGTTGTCCAGCCTGACCACGCACACGCACCCGGAAGCTATTGCAGGAGCCGTTGCGGTCGCCTTAGCTGCGGCTCTGGCCTGCCGAGATCATTGGTCGTCGCCCACAGAATTCATCCTGGGTGTCGCATCAAATGTTCCCGAAAGTGCGGTCAGAAGTCGCCTGCTCCGGGCCAGCCGACTCTCAACGGGAACGTCACCTGTTCACGCAGGCCAGATGCTCGGGAACGGCAGTGAGATTTCTGCTCAAGACACCGTCCCCTTCGCCATATGGTGCGCCGCTAATCATCTGAGAGACTACGAGGAAGCCGTCTGGAACGCAGTCAGTGCTGGAGGCGACCGGGACACCATCTGCGCCATCGTGGGCAGCATCGTCGCCCTCAGCAGCCGGAATCCACTCCCCTCTGATTGGATGGCTCGCCGTGAAATCTATCCAGAGTGGTTTACGGGAATGTTGTGA
- the paaD gene encoding 1,2-phenylacetyl-CoA epoxidase subunit PaaD, which produces MEEHAPSTVNLQPSTIWAALASVPDPEIPVVSITDMGMVRDVTVGDAGRVTVTFTPTFSGCPALHVIKGSIEQAVRDLGVTDVEVRSTLTPPWTTDWIGDDARERLRQYGIAPPAPTGEGQLIQLDAEPTRCPRCGSLNVRMTASFGPTLCKRMYVCDACREPFEGFKSV; this is translated from the coding sequence ATGGAGGAACACGCTCCATCGACCGTCAACCTTCAACCATCCACGATCTGGGCCGCGCTCGCCAGCGTTCCAGACCCTGAAATTCCCGTCGTGAGCATCACGGACATGGGCATGGTGCGGGACGTGACCGTGGGCGACGCGGGGCGCGTGACGGTGACGTTCACGCCCACCTTCAGCGGGTGCCCCGCCCTGCACGTCATCAAAGGCAGCATCGAGCAGGCGGTGCGCGACCTGGGCGTCACGGACGTCGAGGTCAGGAGCACCCTCACGCCCCCGTGGACGACCGACTGGATCGGCGACGACGCACGGGAGCGGCTGCGGCAGTACGGCATCGCGCCCCCCGCCCCCACCGGGGAAGGGCAGCTCATTCAGCTGGACGCGGAACCCACCCGCTGCCCCCGCTGCGGCAGCCTGAACGTCCGCATGACCGCCTCGTTCGGCCCGACCCTCTGCAAGCGCATGTACGTCTGCGACGCCTGCCGCGAACCCTTCGAGGGCTTCAAGAGCGTGTGA
- a CDS encoding deoxyribodipyrimidine photo-lyase, whose product MIHDARVQPLRPGTPRREGFVLLWVQASVRTRDNHALEYAVREANRLNLPLVAAFGLTPGYPEANARHYAYLLEGLRDLRMNLAARDVPLRVTLGNPPEVALGAAGEGAALVVTDVGYTRLQREWREWLADRLDVPLVQVESEAVLPVRAVSGKQEYAARTIRPKIHRLWHDYLVPLEVHDLKRRARDWDGGEDITDPTRLLKTLPIDHSVPPGDEEGGENAAHDLLEDFITRKLDGYATRRNDPTVDGSSRLSAHLHYGHLSPLTAALAAREHPGPDTDAFLEELIVRRELSFNYTTYNPHYDRYAGLPAWARATLEEHAGDRREHTYTRAELDAAQTHDPYWNAAQRQMTRTGRMHNYMRMYWGKKVIEWTPTPQQAFDTLLWLNNRHEQDGRDPNSWVGVGWVFGLHDRPWTRRPIFGTVRYMNAGGLKRKFDIEKYARQWVE is encoded by the coding sequence ATGATCCATGACGCCCGCGTGCAGCCGCTGCGGCCCGGCACGCCCCGCCGGGAGGGATTCGTGCTGCTGTGGGTGCAGGCCAGCGTCCGCACCCGCGACAACCACGCCCTGGAATACGCCGTGCGCGAAGCCAACCGCCTGAACCTGCCCCTGGTCGCCGCGTTCGGCCTGACGCCCGGTTACCCCGAGGCGAACGCCCGTCACTACGCGTACCTGCTGGAGGGCCTGCGCGACCTGCGGATGAACCTCGCCGCGCGGGACGTGCCGCTGCGCGTGACGCTGGGAAACCCGCCCGAGGTGGCCCTCGGTGCGGCAGGGGAGGGCGCGGCGCTGGTCGTGACGGACGTGGGCTACACCCGCCTGCAGCGTGAGTGGCGCGAGTGGCTGGCCGACCGGCTGGACGTGCCGCTGGTGCAGGTGGAATCCGAGGCCGTCCTCCCGGTGCGCGCCGTCAGCGGGAAACAGGAGTATGCCGCGCGGACCATCCGCCCGAAGATCCACCGGCTGTGGCACGACTACCTCGTCCCACTGGAAGTCCACGACCTGAAACGCCGGGCGCGCGACTGGGACGGCGGCGAGGACATCACCGATCCTACCCGCCTCTTGAAGACCCTCCCCATCGACCACAGCGTCCCCCCCGGCGACGAGGAAGGCGGCGAGAACGCCGCGCACGACCTGCTGGAAGACTTCATCACCCGCAAACTCGACGGGTACGCCACCCGGCGCAACGACCCCACCGTGGACGGCAGCAGCCGCCTCAGCGCGCACCTCCACTACGGGCACCTCTCCCCGCTGACCGCCGCGCTCGCCGCGCGCGAACACCCCGGCCCCGACACCGACGCCTTCCTGGAAGAACTCATCGTGCGGCGCGAACTCAGCTTCAACTACACCACCTACAACCCCCACTACGACCGCTACGCGGGCCTCCCCGCCTGGGCCCGCGCCACCCTGGAAGAACACGCCGGGGACCGCCGCGAACACACCTACACCCGCGCCGAACTGGACGCCGCGCAGACGCACGACCCGTACTGGAACGCCGCGCAACGCCAGATGACCCGCACCGGCCGCATGCACAACTACATGCGCATGTACTGGGGCAAGAAAGTCATCGAATGGACCCCCACCCCCCAGCAGGCCTTCGACACGCTGCTGTGGCTGAACAACCGCCACGAACAGGACGGCCGCGACCCGAACTCCTGGGTGGGCGTCGGGTGGGTGTTCGGCCTGCACGACCGCCCCTGGACCCGCCGCCCCATCTTCGGCACCGTGCGCTACATGAACGCCGGCGGCCTGAAACGCAAATTCGACATCGAAAAATACGCCCGGCAGTGGGTGGAATAA
- the map gene encoding type I methionyl aminopeptidase, with translation MTITTQHELDGMTLAGKVVARTLDALRAAVEPGVTPAELDALAGQMFAQFGAFSAPRAEYGAPVNVFISVNDDIVHGLPTNRPLQAGDVVCIDVTPNVGGFVADAAITVAVPPVSPTAARLIEAAEAALARGLNAARAGQPLNGIGRAIQTEVQRRGFTLLPELQGHGVGRAIHEKPDVPNYYRPALRKPLHEGLVIAVEPMISTGRSPRVRTRRDGWTLATTDGGLAAHVEHTIMITKGRPVILTA, from the coding sequence ATGACAATCACCACGCAGCATGAACTGGACGGCATGACCCTCGCCGGGAAGGTCGTCGCCCGCACCCTGGACGCCCTGCGCGCCGCCGTCGAACCGGGCGTCACGCCCGCTGAACTGGACGCCCTGGCCGGGCAGATGTTCGCGCAGTTCGGGGCGTTCTCCGCGCCGCGGGCCGAGTACGGCGCGCCCGTGAACGTGTTCATCAGCGTGAACGACGACATCGTGCACGGCCTGCCCACCAACCGCCCGCTTCAGGCGGGTGACGTGGTGTGCATCGATGTCACGCCGAACGTCGGCGGGTTCGTCGCGGACGCCGCCATCACGGTCGCCGTGCCACCCGTCTCCCCCACCGCCGCCCGCCTCATCGAGGCGGCCGAGGCGGCCCTGGCGCGCGGCCTGAACGCCGCCCGCGCTGGGCAACCCCTGAACGGCATCGGGCGCGCCATCCAGACCGAAGTGCAGCGCCGGGGCTTCACGCTCCTGCCGGAACTCCAGGGGCACGGCGTGGGCCGCGCCATCCACGAGAAACCCGACGTCCCCAACTATTACCGCCCCGCACTCCGCAAACCGCTGCACGAGGGGCTCGTGATAGCCGTGGAACCCATGATCAGCACCGGCCGCAGCCCCCGCGTCCGTACACGCCGCGACGGCTGGACGCTCGCCACCACCGACGGCGGCCTCGCCGCCCACGTCGAACACACCATCATGATCACAAAGGGGAGGCCGGTGATCCTGACGGCGTGA
- a CDS encoding immunity 8 family protein encodes MIAELKLISLADHSSFESFAPDHPADFGVELRLYVGPVGGDAADSFSLTVCSPDWLRRECASQGFVWRWDLLIVEEFNRVEIVQVLQRMVSRCVGETWDIVVAQLARRMQWEFDTYA; translated from the coding sequence ATGATCGCTGAGCTGAAATTGATCTCGCTGGCCGATCACTCGTCGTTCGAGAGTTTCGCGCCGGACCATCCTGCGGATTTCGGGGTAGAGCTCCGGCTCTATGTCGGGCCTGTGGGTGGGGATGCGGCGGATTCCTTCAGCCTGACGGTCTGTTCGCCGGACTGGCTGAGGCGGGAGTGCGCGTCGCAGGGGTTCGTGTGGCGCTGGGATCTGCTGATCGTGGAGGAATTCAATCGGGTGGAGATCGTGCAGGTCTTGCAGCGGATGGTCTCGCGTTGTGTCGGTGAGACCTGGGACATCGTGGTGGCACAACTGGCCCGGCGGATGCAGTGGGAGTTCGACACCTATGCCTGA
- the rpmF gene encoding 50S ribosomal protein L32 gives MAKHPVPKKKTSKSKRDMRRSHHALVAPNLTECPQCHAKKLSHHICPSCGYYNGRQVLAV, from the coding sequence ATGGCCAAGCACCCCGTTCCCAAGAAGAAGACCAGCAAGAGCAAACGCGACATGCGCCGCAGCCACCACGCCCTCGTCGCGCCCAACCTGACCGAGTGCCCCCAGTGCCACGCGAAGAAGCTCAGCCACCACATCTGCCCCAGCTGCGGCTACTACAACGGCCGCCAGGTGCTCGCGGTCTAA
- a CDS encoding trimeric intracellular cation channel family protein: MHELEWAPITLETGLRVLDLIGVLAFAMSGALLGVRKRFDLFGVLVLGCVTAVGGGAIRDTLTGQTPPLFLRDETYLYAALLGSGLAFAFGTRLARFERTLSIFDTVGLGLFAASGAIGAINFGLGPLGVVFAGMLSGVGGGVIRDLIANEVPEIMYRSEQLYATAAAAGALTVWLLHPHVTPFQAQFSGALVVWALRWISRRGWVRLPVRRLPEDNPQG; the protein is encoded by the coding sequence GTGCATGAACTCGAGTGGGCGCCCATCACGCTGGAGACCGGCCTGCGCGTCCTGGACCTGATCGGCGTGCTGGCCTTCGCGATGTCCGGCGCGCTGCTGGGCGTCCGCAAACGCTTCGACCTGTTCGGGGTGCTGGTGCTGGGCTGCGTGACCGCCGTGGGCGGCGGCGCGATCCGCGACACGCTGACCGGGCAGACCCCTCCACTGTTCCTGCGGGACGAGACGTACCTGTACGCCGCGCTGCTGGGCTCCGGGCTGGCGTTCGCGTTCGGCACGCGACTGGCGCGCTTCGAGCGCACGCTGAGCATCTTCGACACGGTCGGCCTGGGCCTGTTCGCGGCGTCCGGCGCGATCGGCGCGATCAACTTCGGGCTGGGGCCGCTGGGCGTGGTGTTCGCCGGGATGCTGTCCGGCGTGGGCGGCGGCGTGATCCGCGACCTGATCGCCAACGAGGTCCCGGAGATCATGTACCGCAGCGAGCAGCTGTACGCCACCGCCGCCGCCGCCGGAGCGCTGACCGTGTGGCTGCTGCACCCGCACGTGACGCCGTTCCAGGCGCAGTTCAGCGGCGCGCTGGTCGTGTGGGCGCTGCGCTGGATCTCCCGGCGCGGCTGGGTGCGCCTCCCGGTGCGCCGCCTCCCCGAGGACAACCCGCAGGGCTGA
- a CDS encoding DUF937 domain-containing protein: MNFVELLHSFFDDSGVARLAQAADLDADRTRRLLDAGLPLQLDALAAQAGTPTGPHIAEAVASLPPFDSVAAVLNEPDGASNLQQAGELLAPALLGDRAGTLARQVAGQAGTSEEDADRVLQLTLPLLLSLLGRAGLSSANVTPLLNDLSGQLRTTPPIVPVPGLDEMPPVTPESLVTPAPPVTPEPLAAPAGVGSDRGALDALTGPALLEWLRAQLSGAAGEKVGVAAGYSASGAGRATQAALPVLLAALVRRAGTNVGAQDLLDRSGATRDLVDDGGNLNTALLADPAETARLEGQGRALLGTLFPNLNPVAGRLGSALGSSGANATRLLALLAPLLLALLGARARAGSLAAQPFGTLLASLNGHLWGLLPAGMSGLNALLDHDVTAGAPPAAPAAAVPVAATPVTPVTTTPPPPPAPVPVERRRGFPWWIIPLLLLLGLGGCWLVNQNRTDPPAATGEAAASILVTNPTSGADLPAEPFTMSGTGPANADLTISDQGQEVGKATVGADGAWSAELPAPTPGEHTYSVDGGGGRSELKVNVTDASAGTEGTGTGSTEASTTETSTTETSGTDTGGTDTTATFAISEPAADATLPAGTFTLRGTGTAGQQVELFEDDTSLGNLTIGEDGTWSFDVPSPTAGAHTYALRGPDGTDLGTVTATISAPDATASAADCTKDYTLSITDGQTVNEPFRFGGVGEGRGYSVTVRRGARVIGTKDVPLDATCGWSYQSRPGPGQITYEVRPLGDAAAAPLSTVNLTVGQ; encoded by the coding sequence ATGAATTTCGTTGAACTGCTGCACTCCTTCTTTGATGATTCGGGCGTGGCGCGCCTGGCGCAGGCGGCGGATCTGGATGCCGACCGAACGCGGCGCCTTCTGGACGCCGGTCTACCCCTGCAACTTGACGCTCTGGCCGCGCAGGCCGGTACGCCCACCGGACCTCACATCGCTGAGGCGGTCGCCAGCCTGCCTCCGTTCGACAGTGTCGCCGCGGTTCTGAACGAGCCGGACGGCGCGTCGAACCTCCAGCAGGCCGGTGAGCTGCTGGCGCCGGCGCTGCTGGGCGACCGGGCCGGTACCCTGGCTCGGCAGGTGGCCGGTCAGGCCGGCACGAGTGAGGAGGACGCGGACCGGGTCCTGCAACTGACCCTTCCGCTGCTCCTGAGTCTGCTGGGCCGAGCGGGACTGAGCAGCGCGAACGTGACGCCCCTGCTGAACGACCTCAGTGGGCAACTGCGGACCACGCCGCCCATCGTGCCGGTTCCCGGGCTGGACGAGATGCCGCCCGTGACGCCAGAATCTCTGGTCACGCCTGCACCTCCAGTCACGCCGGAGCCTCTGGCCGCCCCGGCTGGGGTGGGGTCTGACCGAGGAGCGCTGGACGCCCTGACCGGCCCGGCACTGCTGGAATGGCTGCGGGCGCAGCTGTCTGGCGCGGCCGGTGAGAAGGTGGGCGTGGCCGCCGGGTACAGCGCGTCCGGCGCTGGGCGCGCGACGCAGGCGGCCCTGCCGGTGCTGCTGGCCGCCCTGGTGCGGCGGGCCGGCACGAACGTCGGCGCGCAGGACCTGCTCGACCGCAGCGGCGCCACCCGGGACCTCGTGGATGACGGGGGGAACCTGAACACCGCGCTGCTGGCCGATCCGGCCGAGACGGCGCGGCTGGAGGGGCAGGGACGGGCGCTGCTGGGCACGCTCTTCCCGAACCTGAATCCGGTCGCGGGGCGTCTGGGGTCGGCGCTGGGCAGCAGCGGAGCGAACGCCACGCGTCTGCTGGCCCTGCTGGCGCCGCTGCTGCTGGCGCTGCTGGGCGCGCGGGCCCGCGCGGGCAGTCTGGCGGCCCAGCCGTTCGGGACGCTGCTGGCCAGCCTGAATGGGCACCTGTGGGGCCTGCTCCCGGCGGGCATGAGTGGCCTGAACGCACTGCTCGACCACGACGTCACTGCCGGTGCCCCTCCAGCCGCCCCCGCTGCGGCGGTGCCGGTCGCAGCCACCCCGGTGACGCCCGTGACGACCACGCCACCCCCCCCGCCGGCGCCAGTTCCGGTCGAGCGGCGGCGCGGGTTCCCCTGGTGGATCATTCCGCTCCTGTTGCTCCTGGGTCTGGGGGGCTGCTGGCTGGTGAACCAGAACCGCACCGATCCGCCCGCCGCGACTGGCGAGGCGGCGGCCAGCATCCTCGTGACCAACCCCACGTCCGGCGCGGACCTCCCGGCCGAGCCGTTCACCATGAGCGGCACCGGACCCGCGAACGCGGACCTGACCATCTCGGATCAGGGGCAGGAGGTCGGGAAGGCCACGGTCGGCGCGGACGGCGCATGGTCGGCCGAACTGCCCGCACCCACCCCCGGCGAACACACGTACAGCGTGGACGGCGGCGGTGGCCGCAGCGAACTGAAGGTGAATGTCACGGACGCCAGCGCGGGGACCGAGGGCACAGGCACCGGCAGCACTGAGGCCAGCACCACAGAGACCAGCACTACAGAGACCAGCGGGACGGACACTGGTGGCACGGACACGACTGCGACCTTCGCGATCAGCGAGCCCGCCGCGGACGCCACGCTGCCCGCCGGGACGTTCACCCTGCGCGGCACGGGAACCGCCGGGCAGCAGGTCGAACTGTTCGAGGACGACACCAGCCTCGGTAACCTGACCATTGGGGAGGACGGCACGTGGAGCTTCGACGTGCCCAGCCCCACCGCCGGGGCGCACACGTACGCGCTCCGCGGCCCGGACGGCACGGACCTCGGGACGGTCACCGCGACGATCAGCGCGCCCGACGCGACCGCCAGCGCCGCCGACTGCACCAAGGACTACACCCTGAGCATCACGGACGGCCAGACCGTGAACGAACCCTTCCGCTTCGGCGGAGTCGGTGAGGGCCGGGGGTACAGCGTGACCGTCCGGCGCGGCGCGCGGGTCATCGGCACGAAGGACGTGCCGCTGGACGCCACCTGCGGCTGGAGCTACCAGAGTCGCCCCGGCCCCGGCCAGATCACGTACGAGGTCCGCCCGCTGGGTGACGCGGCCGCCGCGCCCCTGAGCACCGTGAACCTCACCGTCGGACAATAA
- a CDS encoding MBL fold metallo-hydrolase, giving the protein MTDVASLSLPARHVTSGGTRVYTVPVRAFPNFRANVYLLVRGDAHAPAYAALVDTGGSGPDSLGDLRAGLAAVRDGHGEAVSLEALTRIVITHPHPDHLGGLSALREHTDAPVAAFHSAVPFIEQPGAIRAAWLTPPDAQAAWLGLPPGSELDGRIRRRGSNLSVPRALPVATPLHDGDVLDDLLHVIHTPGHEGNQICLRVDDVLLSADHLLPLNSPPLMPARFLPGSGVAAFLHSLDRVEVLDGVTLALGGHDGPMRDPRARIHALRARTHEKLDGLLAACTHPMTVHDLLLALHPRLRPIQAVLLLDQTAALAEYLAVTGALRESTREDGAALFTRA; this is encoded by the coding sequence ATGACCGACGTGGCTTCCCTGTCCCTTCCCGCGCGGCATGTGACGAGTGGTGGCACGCGCGTGTACACGGTGCCGGTGCGGGCCTTCCCGAATTTCCGCGCGAACGTGTACCTGCTCGTGCGTGGTGACGCGCACGCCCCGGCGTATGCGGCGCTGGTGGATACGGGTGGGAGTGGCCCGGACAGCCTGGGGGACCTGCGGGCGGGTCTCGCGGCGGTGCGGGACGGGCACGGCGAGGCGGTCAGTCTGGAGGCCCTGACCCGGATCGTGATCACGCATCCGCACCCGGATCACCTGGGTGGCCTGAGTGCCCTGCGGGAGCACACGGACGCGCCCGTGGCGGCGTTCCATTCGGCGGTGCCGTTCATCGAGCAGCCGGGCGCGATCCGTGCCGCCTGGCTGACTCCGCCCGATGCACAGGCCGCGTGGCTGGGCCTGCCGCCCGGCAGCGAACTGGACGGCCGCATCCGCCGCCGGGGCTCGAACCTCAGTGTGCCGCGCGCCCTCCCGGTCGCCACGCCCCTGCACGATGGGGACGTGCTGGACGATCTGCTGCACGTCATCCACACGCCGGGGCACGAGGGGAACCAGATCTGCCTGCGCGTGGACGACGTGCTCCTGAGTGCCGATCACCTGCTGCCGCTGAACTCGCCGCCGCTGATGCCCGCGCGGTTCCTGCCCGGCAGCGGGGTGGCGGCGTTCCTGCACTCACTGGATCGCGTGGAGGTGCTGGACGGCGTGACCCTCGCCCTGGGTGGGCACGATGGGCCCATGCGTGACCCCCGTGCCCGCATTCACGCGTTGCGGGCACGCACGCACGAGAAACTGGACGGCCTGCTGGCCGCCTGCACGCACCCCATGACCGTCCACGACCTGCTGCTGGCGCTGCACCCGCGCCTGCGGCCCATTCAGGCGGTGCTGCTGCTCGACCAGACCGCCGCGCTCGCGGAGTACCTGGCCGTGACAGGCGCGCTGCGCGAGAGCACGCGCGAGGACGGCGCGGCGCTGTTCACCCGCGCGTGA
- the paaZ gene encoding phenylacetic acid degradation bifunctional protein PaaZ: MTQSISSDLLRPASYVSGSWHANADGQVLVDAVYGRPVAVISSEGVDFGGALAYGRRAGGALRRMTFHERARALRALGAFLMERKEAYYAMSTLTGATRRDSWVDIEGGIGTLFSYASAARRELPDERFWPDGRVERLGREGTFVGRHLLVPREGVAVQINAFNFPVWGMLEKFAPAFIGGMPSLVKPAPQTAYLTERVVRDIVASGLIPEGSLQLVTGEPGSLLDHVEEQDVVAFTGSAATAAKLRVHPAIVGRSVPFNAEADSLNASVLGLSVKPEDPEFALFVREVAREMTGKAGQKCTAIRRALVPSHLVEAVTEGLRRELAKVTLGDPARDDVRMGALVSVEQRERVRETLAKLQQEARVVISGEATLLGGDREKGAFLDPTVLLCETPLTARGPHELEAFGPVATLLPYDSLEDAVHLTKLGRGSLAGSIVSRDRAEATELVLGMASSHGRLLVLNRDNAKENTGHGSPLPQLNHGGPGRAGGGSELGGLSAVRHHMNRVAVQADPTTLTSITREFVPGAEVTEDVVHPFRKSFDEIQVGDSLLTHRRTVTEADIVNFAGLTGDHFYAHVDEIGAKEGIFGKRVAHGYFLISAAAGQFVSPAPGPVLANYGLENLRFVEPVSIGDTIRTRLTCKRKIRKDLRPGETRPTGVVEWRSEITNQDGALVATYDILTLVDRARDEFDPPAEEIGVQA, translated from the coding sequence ATGACTCAATCAATCTCTTCTGATCTTCTTCGTCCGGCGTCTTACGTGTCTGGTTCGTGGCATGCGAATGCGGATGGGCAGGTGCTGGTGGACGCGGTGTATGGGCGTCCGGTGGCGGTGATCTCGTCGGAGGGCGTGGATTTCGGTGGGGCGCTGGCGTACGGCCGGCGGGCGGGCGGGGCGTTGCGGCGCATGACGTTCCATGAGCGGGCACGGGCGCTCAGGGCGCTGGGCGCGTTCCTGATGGAGCGCAAGGAGGCGTATTACGCCATGAGCACCCTGACGGGCGCGACCCGGCGGGATTCGTGGGTGGATATCGAGGGTGGGATCGGCACACTGTTCAGTTACGCGAGTGCGGCGCGGCGGGAACTGCCGGACGAGCGCTTCTGGCCGGACGGGCGGGTGGAGCGGTTGGGGCGGGAGGGGACGTTCGTGGGTCGTCACCTGCTGGTGCCGCGGGAGGGCGTGGCGGTGCAGATCAATGCGTTCAATTTCCCGGTGTGGGGGATGCTGGAGAAGTTCGCGCCCGCCTTTATTGGGGGGATGCCGAGTCTGGTGAAGCCCGCGCCGCAGACGGCGTACCTGACGGAGCGGGTGGTGCGGGACATCGTGGCGTCGGGTCTGATTCCGGAGGGGTCGCTGCAGCTGGTGACGGGGGAGCCGGGGTCGTTGCTGGATCACGTGGAGGAGCAGGATGTGGTGGCGTTCACGGGGTCGGCGGCGACGGCGGCGAAGTTGCGGGTGCATCCGGCGATCGTGGGGCGGTCGGTGCCGTTCAATGCGGAGGCGGACAGCCTGAACGCGTCGGTGCTGGGCCTGTCCGTGAAGCCGGAGGACCCGGAGTTCGCGCTGTTCGTGCGTGAGGTGGCGCGCGAGATGACCGGGAAGGCCGGGCAGAAGTGCACTGCGATCCGCCGGGCGCTGGTCCCGTCCCATCTGGTGGAGGCGGTGACGGAGGGCCTGCGCCGCGAGCTGGCGAAGGTGACGCTGGGCGACCCGGCGCGCGACGACGTGCGGATGGGCGCGCTGGTGAGCGTGGAGCAACGTGAGCGGGTGCGTGAGACGCTGGCGAAATTGCAGCAGGAGGCGCGTGTGGTGATCAGCGGCGAGGCGACGCTGCTGGGCGGCGACCGCGAGAAGGGTGCGTTCCTCGACCCGACGGTGCTGCTGTGCGAGACCCCCCTGACCGCGCGGGGGCCGCACGAGTTGGAGGCGTTCGGGCCGGTGGCGACGCTGCTGCCGTACGACTCGCTGGAGGACGCCGTTCACCTCACGAAGCTGGGCCGGGGTTCGCTGGCCGGGAGCATCGTGTCCCGTGACCGCGCCGAGGCGACGGAACTGGTGCTCGGCATGGCGAGTTCGCACGGCCGCCTGCTGGTCCTGAACCGTGACAACGCGAAGGAGAATACGGGGCACGGGTCGCCGCTGCCGCAGCTGAATCACGGCGGGCCGGGCCGCGCGGGGGGCGGCTCGGAACTGGGGGGCCTCAGCGCGGTGCGGCATCACATGAACCGTGTGGCGGTGCAGGCCGACCCGACCACCCTCACCAGCATCACGCGGGAGTTCGTGCCCGGCGCCGAAGTGACCGAGGATGTCGTCCATCCCTTCCGCAAGTCCTTCGACGAGATTCAGGTGGGGGACAGCCTCCTCACGCACCGCCGCACCGTGACCGAGGCGGACATCGTGAACTTCGCGGGCCTGACCGGCGATCACTTCTACGCGCACGTGGACGAGATCGGGGCCAAGGAGGGCATCTTCGGGAAGCGCGTGGCGCACGGGTACTTCCTGATCTCGGCGGCGGCCGGGCAGTTCGTGTCGCCTGCGCCGGGGCCGGTGCTCGCAAACTACGGCCTGGAGAACCTCCGCTTCGTCGAGCCTGTCAGCATCGGGGACACCATCCGCACGCGGCTGACCTGCAAGCGCAAGATCCGGAAGGACCTGCGCCCCGGCGAGACCCGCCCGACCGGCGTGGTCGAGTGGCGCAGCGAGATCACCAACCAGGATGGCGCGCTGGTCGCCACGTACGACATCCTCACGCTGGTGGACCGCGCCCGTGACGAGTTCGACCCGCCTGCCGAGGAGATCGGCGTCCAGGCGTAA